A stretch of Mycobacterium sp. ITM-2016-00316 DNA encodes these proteins:
- a CDS encoding ABC transporter ATP-binding protein → MLEVDSLSVALPIDGRPQTVVNGVSFSVGAGEALGLVGESGSGKSMTARAIMQLLPNGASTQGDVRFDGISVPDMSAKCLREWRSDRVAMVFQDPRAHINPVRPIGDFLCEVLVANRKVGRKEAERRAADALRTVHIADAERRLRQYSYEFSGGLLQRVMIAAALIVEPQLLLADEPTTALDVTTQEEVMAIIDELRRDRQMSMIFITHDLELAAAVCDRTAVMYAGRLVEERASDKLHRDGAHPYTRGLLGARPSLDVDGGRGTLAAIPGRPLAGYEAPDGCGFADRCPFCQPVCRSQRPELTPVHHGVAACHFAEQIADGSALEGPPRA, encoded by the coding sequence TTGCTCGAGGTCGACTCGCTGAGCGTCGCACTCCCGATCGACGGCCGTCCTCAGACGGTCGTGAACGGGGTGTCGTTCTCCGTGGGCGCGGGCGAGGCGCTCGGCCTGGTGGGTGAATCCGGATCGGGAAAGTCGATGACCGCGCGAGCGATCATGCAACTTCTTCCCAACGGCGCGTCCACCCAGGGAGACGTTCGCTTCGACGGCATATCGGTTCCCGACATGAGCGCCAAGTGCTTACGCGAGTGGCGCTCGGATCGGGTGGCCATGGTGTTCCAGGACCCGCGAGCGCACATCAACCCCGTTCGGCCGATCGGCGACTTCCTCTGCGAGGTCCTCGTCGCCAACCGCAAGGTCGGACGCAAGGAAGCCGAGCGGCGCGCCGCGGATGCTCTGCGCACCGTGCACATCGCCGATGCCGAGCGGCGGCTGCGCCAATACTCCTACGAATTCTCCGGCGGTCTCCTGCAGCGGGTGATGATCGCCGCGGCGCTCATCGTCGAGCCGCAACTACTTCTCGCCGACGAGCCGACGACCGCGCTGGACGTGACCACGCAGGAAGAAGTGATGGCCATCATCGACGAGCTACGCCGCGACCGGCAGATGAGCATGATCTTCATCACGCACGACCTGGAATTGGCCGCCGCGGTCTGCGACCGAACGGCGGTCATGTACGCCGGGCGGCTGGTCGAAGAGCGAGCTTCGGACAAGCTTCACCGAGACGGAGCGCATCCGTACACACGCGGGCTCCTGGGCGCCCGTCCAAGCCTCGACGTCGATGGTGGACGAGGAACGCTCGCAGCGATCCCCGGCAGGCCGCTGGCCGGCTACGAGGCACCCGACGGCTGTGGCTTTGCGGACCGCTGTCCGTTCTGCCAGCCGGTCTGCCGCTCGCAGCGACCGGAGCTCACACCGGTTCACCATGGCGTCGCGGCATGCCACTTCGCCGAACAGATCGCCGATGGCAGCGCGCTCGAAGGGCCGCCCCGTGCCTGA
- a CDS encoding CocE/NonD family hydrolase has protein sequence MSELQIVRTVAEPVGDSATEYAVPMRDGTVLATDVYLPSGVTHAPTVLVRLPYDKNSRYVFFDRIARRFTDRGYAMVVQDVRGKFRSQGPTEPFDHEVEDGYDTIDWIVAQDWSDGAVGMFGDSYYGFTQWAAVVSAHPALKAIVPRVTTYELSTVNRGGLGGFGEPVPWMEGAYYLATHWVDHEAYEYDPNYDNRPLADAFEEAFAAIGARSSSFDSQTPVQANKKGPFDLKHPRDAKPIPVLQTVGWFDNLMIPQMRDVMELESIPQWAAVQYIEAGSFDHENYTLDLAPIKDADDHGSNDEALERMLDLYTSQALDFLDVFVRELKSPDTLPKVRWQLGHVGWQTSSQWPPPGATKRSFDLSGLGSAAGATPGGHLVDAGAGEMGEAQWDFDPDNLIPSAVKNSFAFLLDYPDESATGDRGDVLTFTSERLTEPLDLAGPIEVEARVSSTAPTADVFVKLLDVAPDGSAHMIVRGQVHLDDARTISRAHVNLGHTGYRVRSNHALRVHISSSDFPLFIPNSGTDENRWTVVEPRASQQTLYVLADWPARLTVTALSEERNDAS, from the coding sequence GTGAGTGAATTGCAGATTGTCCGTACCGTCGCGGAACCTGTCGGCGACAGCGCGACTGAGTACGCAGTTCCGATGAGAGACGGCACTGTCCTCGCAACGGACGTCTACCTGCCGTCCGGCGTCACCCATGCACCGACGGTGCTCGTCCGCCTGCCATACGACAAGAACAGTCGGTACGTGTTCTTCGACAGGATCGCGCGGCGATTCACCGACCGCGGCTATGCGATGGTCGTGCAGGACGTGCGCGGAAAGTTCCGTTCGCAGGGGCCGACGGAGCCCTTCGACCACGAGGTCGAGGACGGCTACGACACCATTGACTGGATAGTGGCCCAAGACTGGAGCGACGGCGCGGTTGGCATGTTCGGAGACTCCTACTACGGCTTCACGCAGTGGGCGGCCGTAGTCTCTGCCCACCCGGCGCTCAAGGCGATCGTCCCACGGGTGACCACCTACGAGTTGAGCACAGTGAATCGTGGTGGCCTTGGCGGCTTCGGCGAGCCCGTGCCGTGGATGGAAGGCGCCTACTACCTTGCCACTCACTGGGTCGACCACGAAGCTTATGAATACGACCCGAACTACGACAACCGCCCCTTGGCCGACGCGTTCGAGGAGGCATTTGCGGCCATCGGCGCCCGATCCTCGTCGTTCGACTCGCAAACCCCGGTCCAGGCGAACAAGAAGGGACCGTTCGACCTCAAGCATCCGCGCGATGCCAAACCCATCCCCGTCTTGCAGACCGTCGGTTGGTTCGACAATCTCATGATCCCTCAAATGCGCGACGTGATGGAGTTGGAGTCCATTCCTCAGTGGGCGGCAGTGCAATACATCGAGGCGGGCTCCTTCGATCACGAGAATTACACCCTCGACCTCGCACCGATAAAAGACGCAGACGATCACGGCAGCAATGACGAGGCGTTGGAGCGGATGCTCGATCTCTACACGTCACAGGCACTGGATTTCCTCGACGTCTTCGTGCGGGAACTCAAGTCACCGGACACACTCCCGAAGGTCCGTTGGCAACTCGGCCATGTGGGATGGCAGACGTCGTCGCAGTGGCCGCCTCCGGGGGCGACGAAGCGTAGCTTTGATCTCTCCGGGTTGGGCAGCGCGGCCGGTGCGACCCCGGGCGGTCACCTGGTTGACGCCGGCGCAGGCGAGATGGGAGAGGCCCAGTGGGACTTCGATCCGGACAACCTCATTCCGTCGGCGGTCAAGAACTCCTTTGCCTTCCTTCTCGACTATCCAGATGAAAGCGCGACGGGCGACCGCGGAGACGTGCTGACGTTCACCAGTGAGCGACTCACTGAACCACTCGACCTGGCTGGTCCGATCGAGGTCGAAGCCCGTGTCTCGAGCACGGCCCCGACCGCCGACGTGTTCGTCAAGCTCCTTGATGTCGCCCCGGACGGCAGCGCACACATGATCGTGCGTGGCCAGGTTCATCTCGACGATGCCCGAACAATTTCTCGGGCGCACGTCAACCTCGGCCACACCGGCTACCGGGTGCGCTCGAATCACGCTCTCCGCGTTCATATTTCGTCAAGCGATTTCCCGCTGTTCATCCCGAACTCCGGCACCGACGAGAACCGGTGGACGGTTGTCGAGCCCCGAGCTTCCCAGCAGACGCTGTACGTCTTGGCCGATTGGCCGGCACGCCTGACCGTAACCGCACTATCGGAGGAACGTAATGATGCTTCGTAA
- a CDS encoding TetR/AcrR family transcriptional regulator, whose amino-acid sequence MPPEIDTSARLTEIAQATLDVAREEGPRSVTIRAVAARMGRSTTVITKYVPSRSALLVNAVSHVRAGWDAAVAEVLDRKSGLNRLRALMDWTLDTEDYDDAARRLWHEILAKEEPASDQWGALVDEAHDDHASIVTTIEESAIDAPPWLADVLFLVSRGFFVSTVKDPEDWSGDRARVAVNAMLDDLFTPSAAKSKRAKG is encoded by the coding sequence ATGCCGCCCGAAATCGACACGAGCGCACGCCTCACGGAGATCGCCCAAGCCACCCTCGACGTAGCCCGCGAGGAGGGGCCGCGCTCCGTCACCATCCGAGCCGTGGCCGCCCGCATGGGTCGGTCGACGACGGTCATCACCAAGTACGTCCCCAGTCGATCCGCGCTGCTGGTCAACGCGGTGTCGCATGTGCGTGCCGGGTGGGACGCCGCAGTGGCGGAAGTGCTCGACCGGAAGTCTGGCCTGAATCGTCTTCGCGCCCTGATGGATTGGACTCTTGATACCGAGGACTACGACGACGCAGCGCGCCGGTTGTGGCACGAGATCCTCGCCAAGGAGGAACCCGCCAGCGACCAGTGGGGGGCCTTGGTCGACGAGGCCCACGACGATCACGCATCGATCGTCACGACGATCGAAGAATCCGCGATCGATGCGCCTCCATGGTTGGCCGACGTTCTTTTCCTGGTGTCGCGCGGTTTCTTCGTCTCGACAGTCAAGGATCCAGAGGACTGGAGTGGGGACCGGGCGCGCGTGGCCGTCAACGCAATGCTCGACGACCTATTCACGCCGAGCGCTGCGAAGTCCAAGCGTGCGAAAGGCTAA
- a CDS encoding YlcI/YnfO family protein has translation MSKQIAVRLPDDVVDFIDREVDQRHVESRASFVLKALERERRRLIAARDAAILAERTTADDDFDELAAHTSTFELDID, from the coding sequence ATGAGCAAGCAGATCGCCGTTCGGCTTCCGGACGACGTCGTCGATTTCATTGACAGGGAAGTGGACCAGCGGCACGTCGAGAGCCGCGCATCATTTGTGCTCAAAGCGCTCGAACGCGAGCGCCGCCGGCTGATCGCTGCCCGCGATGCGGCGATTCTCGCCGAGCGCACCACCGCGGACGATGACTTCGACGAGCTCGCTGCTCATACGTCCACTTTCGAGCTGGATATCGATTGA
- a CDS encoding DUF3297 family protein, translating into MSEDQNTDVPPNHLSIDPRSAFYSEEVLSRDVGIRFNGVEKTNVHEYNVAEGWVRVEVPTAKDRRGNPMVVKLSGTVEPFFR; encoded by the coding sequence ATGTCCGAAGACCAGAACACAGACGTTCCACCGAACCACCTTTCCATCGATCCGCGCAGCGCCTTTTACAGCGAAGAGGTGCTTAGCCGCGACGTGGGTATTCGCTTCAACGGCGTCGAGAAAACCAATGTTCACGAATACAACGTGGCCGAGGGTTGGGTGCGTGTCGAGGTCCCTACGGCGAAGGATCGCCGCGGAAATCCCATGGTCGTCAAGCTCAGTGGCACGGTTGAACCATTTTTCCGCTGA
- a CDS encoding type II toxin-antitoxin system PemK/MazF family toxin encodes MRPIHVAQLDKARPVLILTRELVRPHLTRVTVAPITGTVRGLSTEVPVGVRNGLEKDSVVSVDNIVTIPVAALGRQIGFFLPDQEESLATAIQHAFDLD; translated from the coding sequence TTGAGACCAATTCACGTCGCTCAGCTCGATAAGGCTCGACCGGTTCTGATCCTGACTCGGGAGCTCGTGCGGCCCCACCTCACCAGGGTCACCGTGGCACCGATCACCGGAACAGTTCGCGGCCTGTCGACCGAAGTCCCAGTAGGTGTGCGTAACGGGCTCGAGAAAGATTCCGTCGTCAGCGTCGACAACATTGTCACGATCCCGGTTGCGGCACTGGGCCGTCAGATTGGGTTCTTCCTTCCTGATCAAGAGGAATCGCTGGCAACGGCGATCCAGCACGCGTTCGATCTCGACTGA
- a CDS encoding ABC transporter substrate-binding protein — protein sequence MMLRKTTALLSAAAAVIVVAGCGGNGNSGENTTAAEPPTDASATTPPGKGPVDSINWALSTGEPTTLDPVKTGDYSPNTVLMNVCEPLLRMNADYSTSPGLAESWTQTPTSIVYKLRPGVTFSNGKPMTADDVVGSLKRNMDPAMEPINGDFFTSVKSIEATGPLEVTVTMSKPDILFAEGMSTEFGAIVDVADAAAAGAGYGTASHPPICTGPYKVASWNAGSSITLQARDDYWDPKLQPMVKTINFKFLEDTSTLTSALLSGEIDGTYEAPSTSFDTLQKTDAGKLYLGPSTQVFNLSPANPDTPMAQTELAQALDKAIDRAAIVKNVWHGAGTPNRAVIPPYAFGKGPGAAVFQKAYDALPDNSRPDVEGAKALVEKVGAPSETMILALPAGDQSQLQIATFVQASAKSIGLNFDLKQMPATEFSSLFYDPSKRKDVDLVLSAGYVEVPDPLSYAILLFPKDALFNWTGFDKPQVDADIAKSREESDPVASAQAYVDAQAIWEAQKQRVPIGTPYERLFMNKRITGAPASFAYINMPWAAMIGAS from the coding sequence ATGATGCTTCGTAAGACGACTGCCTTGCTCTCCGCCGCCGCCGCGGTCATCGTCGTGGCAGGTTGCGGCGGCAACGGAAACTCTGGTGAGAACACCACGGCGGCGGAGCCGCCCACCGACGCTTCGGCCACGACGCCGCCAGGCAAGGGCCCCGTCGACTCGATCAATTGGGCGCTCTCCACCGGCGAGCCCACGACGCTCGACCCGGTCAAGACGGGCGACTACTCACCCAACACGGTGCTGATGAACGTGTGTGAGCCGCTGCTGCGGATGAACGCTGACTACAGCACGTCCCCCGGCCTCGCCGAGAGCTGGACGCAGACTCCGACGAGCATCGTCTACAAGCTTCGGCCCGGTGTGACGTTCTCCAACGGCAAGCCCATGACGGCCGACGACGTCGTAGGCAGCCTGAAGCGCAACATGGACCCGGCGATGGAGCCGATCAACGGTGACTTCTTCACGTCGGTGAAGTCGATCGAGGCAACCGGCCCGCTCGAGGTGACGGTGACGATGAGCAAGCCGGACATCCTCTTCGCGGAGGGCATGTCGACGGAGTTCGGCGCCATCGTCGACGTGGCCGATGCGGCCGCCGCCGGCGCCGGCTACGGCACCGCGAGCCACCCGCCGATCTGCACCGGCCCGTACAAGGTGGCCAGCTGGAATGCCGGCTCGAGCATCACACTCCAGGCGCGCGACGACTACTGGGATCCCAAGCTCCAGCCGATGGTCAAGACGATCAACTTCAAGTTCCTCGAAGACACCTCCACACTGACCAGCGCGCTGTTGTCCGGCGAGATCGACGGCACGTACGAGGCACCATCGACGAGCTTCGACACGCTTCAGAAGACCGACGCGGGCAAGCTCTACCTCGGCCCCAGCACTCAGGTGTTCAACCTGAGTCCCGCGAACCCGGACACGCCGATGGCTCAGACAGAGCTCGCGCAGGCACTGGACAAGGCGATCGACCGCGCGGCGATCGTGAAGAACGTATGGCACGGGGCGGGGACGCCCAACCGGGCGGTCATCCCGCCCTATGCCTTCGGAAAGGGACCGGGGGCGGCCGTGTTCCAGAAGGCCTACGACGCGCTACCGGACAACTCCAGGCCCGACGTCGAAGGCGCAAAGGCGCTCGTCGAGAAGGTCGGTGCGCCCAGCGAGACCATGATCTTGGCGCTGCCCGCCGGCGATCAGTCGCAGTTGCAGATCGCCACGTTCGTCCAGGCATCCGCGAAGTCGATCGGACTCAACTTCGATCTCAAGCAGATGCCTGCGACCGAGTTCTCGAGCTTGTTCTACGACCCCTCCAAGCGCAAGGACGTCGACCTCGTGCTCAGCGCGGGCTACGTCGAGGTCCCGGACCCGCTGTCGTACGCAATCCTGCTGTTCCCCAAGGATGCGCTGTTCAATTGGACCGGCTTCGACAAGCCCCAGGTGGACGCCGACATCGCGAAGTCTCGTGAGGAATCCGATCCGGTGGCATCGGCACAGGCATACGTCGACGCGCAGGCGATCTGGGAGGCGCAAAAACAGCGCGTTCCGATCGGCACGCCGTACGAGCGCTTGTTTATGAACAAGCGGATCACCGGTGCGCCAGCCTCATTCGCCTACATCAACATGCCGTGGGCGGCGATGATCGGGGCTTCGTAG
- a CDS encoding ABC transporter permease, whose protein sequence is MTIVRFVLRRIVALVLTLVVASVVIYGLLFISPGDPATLLVGGGKPNPEVVARIHQEYHLDDPFFSQYGRWATGILHGDMGRSLAYRDDVSHLLSGRIPNTLLLVLFAGVLIVIFGIGGGMLAGLRGGRVETAVTVGSSVAMAFPTFVVAVFLIAIFSTQLSWFPVFGAGEGLGDKLWHLTLPAISLALAYIAWVARVTQVSVRGELGSEHVDAARSRGLPNRWIIRRHVLRNASPPILAVSGLMIAGLLAGTAVAEKAFGIDGIGSLLVDSAAKQDLAVVQILSLLMVAAFVVVNTVVDVVNVALDPRQAVKGRD, encoded by the coding sequence TTGACGATCGTCCGTTTCGTCCTCAGACGGATCGTGGCGCTGGTGCTGACCCTGGTCGTCGCCAGCGTGGTGATCTACGGGCTGCTGTTCATCTCCCCGGGTGACCCTGCAACCCTGCTCGTGGGCGGCGGCAAACCCAACCCGGAAGTCGTTGCACGGATCCACCAGGAGTATCACTTGGACGACCCGTTCTTCTCCCAGTACGGGCGTTGGGCAACGGGGATCCTGCACGGTGACATGGGGCGCTCACTTGCCTACCGTGATGACGTTTCACATCTGCTGTCGGGGCGGATCCCGAACACACTGCTGCTGGTGCTCTTCGCCGGTGTGCTGATCGTGATCTTCGGCATCGGTGGCGGCATGCTCGCCGGTCTACGCGGCGGTCGGGTCGAGACGGCGGTGACTGTCGGCAGCTCGGTGGCGATGGCGTTTCCGACCTTCGTCGTCGCGGTATTCCTCATCGCGATCTTCTCGACCCAGCTCTCCTGGTTTCCGGTCTTCGGTGCCGGCGAGGGCCTCGGCGACAAGCTGTGGCACCTGACACTGCCTGCGATCTCACTGGCACTGGCCTACATCGCGTGGGTGGCGCGGGTGACGCAGGTATCGGTACGCGGTGAGCTCGGCTCTGAGCACGTCGATGCCGCCCGCAGTCGTGGATTGCCCAATCGGTGGATCATCCGACGTCACGTGCTGCGTAACGCCTCACCACCGATCCTGGCGGTGTCGGGGCTGATGATCGCAGGTCTGCTCGCGGGGACGGCGGTGGCCGAGAAGGCGTTCGGCATCGATGGGATCGGCTCACTGCTCGTCGACAGCGCCGCCAAGCAGGACCTCGCCGTGGTGCAGATTCTGTCCCTGCTGATGGTCGCCGCCTTCGTTGTGGTCAACACCGTGGTCGACGTCGTCAACGTCGCACTCGATCCCCGCCAAGCCGTGAAGGGACGCGACTGA
- a CDS encoding HAD-IIA family hydrolase: MSTTPQCWLTDMDGVLVREEHALPGAAEFLQALSDRQRPFLVLTNNSIFTPRDLAARLARSGLIVPEESIWTSALATAAFLHDQLPGGSAYVIGEAGLTTALHHVGYTLTDVGPDFVVLGETRTYSFEAITKAIRLILGGARFIATNPDVSGPSAEGPLPATGSVAALITKATGREPYFVGKPNPMMFRSAMNRIDAHSEGTVMIGDRMDTDVVAGIEAGLETILVLTGSTTREEIERYPFRPSRVFESIADVIELV; the protein is encoded by the coding sequence ATGAGTACCACACCGCAGTGCTGGCTGACCGACATGGATGGCGTCTTGGTCCGGGAGGAGCACGCCCTGCCAGGGGCCGCGGAGTTCCTCCAGGCGCTCAGCGACCGGCAGCGGCCCTTCCTGGTACTCACCAACAACTCGATCTTCACGCCACGTGACCTGGCGGCCCGGTTGGCGCGGTCGGGCCTGATTGTGCCCGAGGAGTCGATCTGGACCTCGGCCCTTGCGACGGCGGCCTTCCTGCACGACCAGCTGCCGGGCGGCTCGGCCTATGTGATCGGCGAGGCCGGCCTGACCACGGCGCTGCACCACGTGGGCTACACGTTGACCGACGTCGGTCCGGACTTCGTCGTGCTGGGAGAGACGCGCACGTACTCGTTCGAGGCCATCACCAAGGCGATCCGCCTGATTCTCGGCGGGGCGCGTTTCATCGCCACCAACCCCGACGTGAGCGGTCCGTCGGCGGAGGGTCCTCTGCCTGCCACGGGCTCGGTCGCCGCGCTGATCACCAAGGCGACCGGCAGGGAGCCCTACTTCGTCGGCAAGCCGAATCCGATGATGTTCCGCAGCGCGATGAACCGCATCGATGCCCATTCGGAAGGCACCGTAATGATCGGCGATCGGATGGACACCGACGTGGTTGCAGGCATCGAAGCCGGGCTGGAGACGATCCTGGTGCTCACCGGCTCGACGACGCGCGAGGAGATCGAGCGCTATCCGTTCCGGCCCAGCCGGGTGTTCGAATCCATCGCCGACGTGATCGAACTCGTCTGA
- a CDS encoding WYL domain-containing protein, with amino-acid sequence MRADRLIAILLLLQQREQVTASEVALELEVSERTARRDLEALSVAGVPVYSMQGRGGGWRLLGGARTDLSGLTAGEARALFLVAGPASTATPGAKAALRKLVRALPEPFREQAARAATSVVVDPRHWGSSRLERRAPRFLDELQEAVILGVQVRLGYVDRKGSETERNVSPLGIVAKSSTWYLVSHTEDGQRTFRIDRVSSVELTDVPVQRPEGFDLAESWREIADEVDRRRTPLEVQGLCTPDGLGLLRTVLGGRLKVGGSTPDGRIAIVVRGHSEYTLAVELAGLTEWLDVTGPQGVRDHLAAIGGALVARYS; translated from the coding sequence ATGCGAGCCGACCGGCTGATAGCCATCCTCCTGCTGCTTCAGCAGCGCGAGCAGGTCACCGCATCGGAGGTCGCCCTGGAGCTGGAGGTGTCAGAGCGCACCGCCCGCCGCGACCTCGAAGCGTTGAGCGTCGCCGGGGTGCCCGTGTACTCCATGCAAGGCCGAGGGGGTGGGTGGCGCCTGTTGGGTGGCGCTCGCACCGACCTTTCCGGCCTGACCGCGGGCGAAGCGCGCGCCCTCTTTCTGGTAGCCGGACCTGCCTCGACGGCAACCCCGGGCGCGAAGGCCGCATTGCGCAAGCTCGTACGCGCGCTTCCTGAGCCCTTCCGGGAGCAGGCCGCGAGAGCGGCGACATCAGTCGTCGTGGACCCACGACACTGGGGATCCAGCCGGCTCGAGCGCCGAGCGCCCCGGTTTCTCGACGAACTTCAGGAGGCGGTGATCCTCGGCGTCCAGGTGCGGCTCGGCTACGTCGACCGCAAGGGCTCCGAGACCGAGCGGAATGTCAGCCCCTTGGGCATCGTCGCCAAGAGCTCGACGTGGTACCTGGTCTCCCATACGGAGGACGGCCAACGGACCTTTCGGATCGACCGTGTTTCGTCTGTCGAGTTGACCGACGTTCCCGTCCAACGGCCCGAGGGATTCGACCTTGCCGAGAGCTGGCGCGAGATCGCCGACGAGGTCGACCGAAGGCGCACTCCCCTTGAGGTTCAGGGCCTGTGCACCCCCGACGGGCTCGGCCTGCTTCGAACGGTGCTCGGGGGCCGCCTCAAGGTTGGCGGTTCCACGCCCGACGGCCGGATCGCGATCGTGGTTCGCGGCCACAGCGAGTACACCCTCGCTGTCGAACTTGCCGGGCTCACCGAATGGCTCGACGTCACCGGCCCGCAAGGCGTGCGCGACCACCTCGCCGCGATCGGCGGTGCGCTTGTCGCGCGGTACAGCTGA
- a CDS encoding TIGR03086 family metal-binding protein, whose protein sequence is MTTQTSVTTDHLDDPRPMLDRAIATVGGVITGVRSEQLTDPTPCTDMDVRALLAHLIGVLNRVAALGNAEDPLAVTDTPVADDRWPDAWRESGRRAADAWSDDAVLERPMALPWIAGSGAQVLASYFSELTVHTWDLATATGQQPDWDGTVVTVALDAARQMLPAENRRALYAEISAARGLDEVGIPFAEAVAIPDDAPAIDRLVAWNGRDPRGPR, encoded by the coding sequence ATGACCACACAGACCAGCGTCACCACGGACCACCTCGACGATCCCAGGCCAATGCTCGACCGCGCCATCGCCACCGTCGGGGGCGTCATTACCGGCGTCCGGTCAGAGCAGCTCACGGACCCGACGCCGTGCACCGACATGGACGTGCGAGCGCTGCTCGCCCACCTCATCGGCGTGCTGAACCGGGTTGCCGCGCTCGGCAACGCCGAAGACCCCTTGGCAGTCACCGATACCCCAGTCGCCGACGATCGCTGGCCCGACGCATGGCGGGAGTCGGGGCGACGCGCCGCGGATGCCTGGAGCGACGACGCCGTGCTCGAACGACCCATGGCACTGCCGTGGATCGCAGGCAGCGGCGCCCAGGTACTGGCGTCCTACTTCTCCGAGCTGACCGTCCACACGTGGGACCTTGCGACGGCGACCGGTCAGCAGCCTGACTGGGACGGCACGGTCGTCACCGTGGCGCTCGACGCGGCCCGCCAGATGCTGCCGGCCGAGAACCGACGAGCTCTCTACGCGGAGATCTCGGCCGCGAGGGGCCTCGACGAGGTCGGTATCCCGTTCGCCGAGGCCGTCGCGATCCCCGACGACGCCCCCGCCATCGATCGCCTCGTCGCCTGGAACGGCCGGGATCCGCGCGGCCCGCGCTGA
- a CDS encoding FixH family protein — MSHQRLVVIAAIAAAVVGAGMWLLWPKSMDDGAATATAGPYRVQLTGESPKVGTTSPVTVEITGNRGQHPSPDSVTFEPAMPQMGHATTPVIATAQGDGRYRADVNLSMAGQWDITVRIAASDQVHEAVLSVTTNG, encoded by the coding sequence ATGAGCCACCAGCGCCTCGTCGTCATCGCCGCGATCGCCGCCGCTGTCGTCGGCGCCGGAATGTGGTTGCTGTGGCCGAAATCGATGGACGACGGCGCGGCCACCGCGACGGCAGGACCGTACCGTGTGCAGCTGACCGGCGAGTCGCCGAAAGTCGGAACCACCAGCCCGGTCACCGTCGAGATAACCGGCAATCGGGGCCAGCACCCCTCACCGGACTCAGTCACCTTCGAACCCGCGATGCCCCAAATGGGCCATGCCACAACACCTGTGATCGCCACGGCCCAAGGCGACGGCCGGTACCGTGCCGACGTAAATCTGTCCATGGCCGGGCAATGGGACATCACGGTCCGCATCGCCGCCAGCGACCAAGTGCACGAAGCGGTTCTGAGCGTCACCACCAACGGCTAG
- a CDS encoding ABC transporter permease — translation MSAIALAGSTRVRRVTGRLGSANLAVAAAAVVGVLFILLAIFGPLVAPYDPTELDQLNIFASPSPAHLLGTDDTGRDLLSRLICGARPSLVAPAVVMVLAGAIGTMLAVSAAWFGGWWDATVARFLDLLFGFPGLILAIVAAAVFGSGLVAPVIALSIANVPYVARILRPAALRERNLPYIEALVVQGQSPWRICLRHVVPNLGPLIVTQIVVGFGYAMLDIAAISFLGLGLQPPSPEWGLMVANGKPAIVDGHPAQSLYAALTIVLAVVAFNVIGERVSQRLLAQGAR, via the coding sequence ATGAGCGCCATAGCCCTCGCCGGTTCTACGCGAGTCCGGCGTGTCACGGGACGGCTGGGCTCCGCCAACCTCGCGGTGGCCGCGGCGGCCGTCGTCGGCGTGCTGTTCATCCTGCTCGCCATCTTCGGCCCGCTCGTCGCGCCCTACGATCCGACCGAACTCGACCAACTCAACATCTTCGCCAGCCCCTCCCCCGCCCACCTGCTCGGAACCGACGACACCGGCCGCGACCTGTTGTCCCGACTGATCTGCGGAGCGCGTCCGAGCCTTGTTGCCCCAGCGGTGGTGATGGTGCTGGCCGGAGCGATCGGAACGATGCTGGCCGTGTCCGCAGCATGGTTCGGCGGCTGGTGGGATGCCACTGTGGCGCGCTTCCTGGACCTCCTGTTCGGCTTCCCCGGACTGATCCTCGCGATCGTCGCCGCAGCCGTCTTCGGCAGCGGACTCGTCGCACCGGTGATCGCCCTGTCGATCGCCAACGTTCCCTACGTCGCACGCATCCTGCGTCCCGCCGCGCTGCGCGAGCGCAACCTCCCCTATATCGAGGCACTCGTCGTGCAGGGCCAGTCGCCGTGGAGGATCTGCCTGCGTCACGTCGTGCCCAACCTCGGGCCACTCATCGTCACCCAGATCGTCGTCGGCTTCGGCTATGCCATGCTGGACATCGCGGCGATTTCCTTCCTGGGACTCGGCCTGCAGCCGCCCAGCCCAGAGTGGGGACTCATGGTCGCCAACGGCAAGCCGGCGATCGTGGATGGTCACCCCGCTCAGTCGCTCTATGCCGCCCTGACGATCGTGCTTGCGGTGGTGGCCTTCAACGTCATCGGTGAACGTGTGTCTCAGCGGCTCCTCGCGCAGGGGGCACGATGA